A window of Polaribacter litorisediminis contains these coding sequences:
- a CDS encoding DUF3575 domain-containing protein has protein sequence MKKIIVLFTLFLSTYTFSQKEIKLDIVDAIAIKSLELSYENYVTDDSSVGISALFNLEAQDVDFRYNENMMITPYYRHYFSTDKQWNFFGEGFIGINSGKKETVKNSGEYDVKYTDGALGIAIGTKYLATSGLVIDAYAGIGRNLFGSESPVIVPRIGLNIGWRL, from the coding sequence ATGAAAAAGATTATTGTACTATTTACATTATTTCTAAGTACTTATACTTTTTCTCAAAAAGAAATAAAGTTAGATATTGTTGATGCCATAGCAATTAAAAGTTTAGAGTTGTCTTATGAAAATTACGTGACAGATGATTCTTCTGTAGGTATTTCTGCATTGTTTAATTTGGAAGCGCAAGATGTTGATTTTCGATACAATGAAAACATGATGATTACGCCATATTATCGTCATTATTTTTCTACAGATAAGCAATGGAATTTCTTTGGAGAAGGTTTTATAGGCATCAATTCTGGTAAAAAAGAAACAGTAAAAAATTCTGGAGAGTACGATGTTAAGTATACCGATGGCGCTTTAGGAATTGCTATAGGTACAAAATATTTAGCTACAAGTGGCTTAGTTATTGACGCTTATGCGGGCATTGGCCGTAATTTATTTGGTTCTGAATCGCCCGTAATAGTTCCTAGAATCGGTTTAAATATTGGCTGGAGACTTTAA
- a CDS encoding YgaP family membrane protein, which yields MKKNMGSIDKVVRILIAVVIGILFYTNVIVGTLGIILLVVAGIFVATSFISFCPLYAPFGISTCAIKDKK from the coding sequence ATGAAAAAAAACATGGGTTCTATCGATAAGGTTGTAAGAATTCTTATCGCTGTTGTCATTGGCATTCTATTTTATACAAATGTAATAGTTGGTACTTTAGGCATTATTCTTTTAGTTGTAGCTGGCATATTTGTAGCAACAAGCTTTATAAGTTTCTGCCCTCTTTACGCACCATTCGGAATCAGTACTTGTGCTATTAAGGATAAAAAATAA
- a CDS encoding glycine--tRNA ligase, translated as MAKQEDQFKKVLSHAKEYGYVFQSSEIYDGLSAVYDYAQNGVELKKNIRDYWWKAMVQMHENIVGIDAAILMHPTTWKASGHVDAFNDPLIDNKDSKKRYRADVLVEDFREKILDKVKKDIAKAQKRFGASFDENEFVKTNLNVLRRQKQMDEITAELSRVQEENDLEGFKQLIIDLGIVCPVSGSKNWTEVKQFNLMFGTQIGASAENSTQVYLRPETAQGIFVNFLNVQKTGRMKIPFGIAQTGKAFRNEIVARQFIFRMREFEQMEMQFFVKPGTQKEWYEQWKENRLKWHLSLGLGAENYRFHDHDKLAHYADAAADIEFNFPFGFKELEGIHSRTDFDLKAHEAYSGKKLQYFDHEENKSYVPYVVETSIGLDRMFLAVFSNSLQEEELENGTTRTVLKLPAVLAPFKAAIFPLVKKDGLPEVARKIMDDLKWDFNVFYDEKDAVGKRYRRQDAAGTPFCITVDHDSLTDNSVTIRHRDTMEQKRVAIEDLKDIIKAEVAVKTWLQKM; from the coding sequence ATGGCAAAACAAGAAGATCAATTTAAAAAAGTTTTATCGCACGCAAAAGAGTACGGTTATGTATTTCAATCCTCTGAAATTTATGACGGTTTAAGCGCTGTGTATGACTATGCTCAAAACGGAGTTGAGCTCAAGAAAAATATTAGAGATTATTGGTGGAAAGCAATGGTGCAAATGCACGAAAACATTGTAGGTATCGACGCCGCTATTTTAATGCACCCAACTACCTGGAAAGCTTCTGGGCATGTAGATGCATTTAACGATCCTTTAATTGATAATAAAGATTCTAAAAAAAGATACCGGGCAGATGTGTTGGTAGAGGATTTTAGAGAAAAAATTCTAGATAAAGTTAAGAAAGATATCGCGAAAGCACAAAAACGTTTTGGTGCGTCTTTTGATGAAAATGAGTTTGTAAAAACAAATCTAAATGTGTTGCGTCGTCAAAAACAAATGGATGAAATTACGGCGGAATTATCTAGAGTTCAAGAAGAAAATGACTTAGAAGGTTTTAAACAATTGATTATTGATTTAGGGATTGTTTGCCCAGTTTCTGGTTCTAAAAATTGGACAGAAGTAAAACAATTTAACCTGATGTTTGGAACGCAAATTGGTGCATCCGCAGAAAATTCTACACAAGTTTATTTGCGCCCAGAAACGGCACAGGGAATTTTTGTAAACTTTTTGAATGTGCAAAAAACGGGTAGAATGAAAATTCCTTTCGGAATTGCGCAAACAGGAAAAGCTTTTAGAAACGAAATTGTGGCAAGACAATTTATTTTTAGAATGCGCGAGTTTGAGCAAATGGAAATGCAATTTTTTGTAAAACCAGGAACGCAAAAAGAATGGTATGAACAATGGAAAGAAAACCGCTTAAAATGGCATTTAAGTTTAGGTTTAGGGGCAGAAAATTACCGTTTTCATGACCATGATAAACTAGCACACTATGCAGATGCTGCAGCAGATATAGAATTTAATTTTCCATTCGGATTTAAGGAATTAGAAGGAATTCATTCTAGAACCGATTTCGATTTAAAAGCACACGAAGCATATTCTGGTAAAAAATTACAATATTTTGATCATGAAGAAAATAAAAGTTATGTGCCTTATGTGGTAGAAACTTCTATTGGTTTAGATCGAATGTTTTTGGCAGTATTTTCTAATTCTTTACAAGAAGAAGAATTAGAAAACGGAACCACAAGAACAGTTTTAAAATTACCCGCAGTTTTAGCTCCTTTTAAAGCAGCTATTTTTCCTTTGGTGAAAAAAGACGGTTTGCCAGAAGTTGCGCGTAAAATTATGGATGATTTAAAATGGGATTTTAATGTTTTTTACGATGAAAAAGATGCTGTTGGTAAACGTTATAGAAGACAAGATGCGGCAGGAACTCCTTTTTGTATTACGGTAGATCATGATTCTTTAACAGACAATTCTGTTACCATAAGACATAGAGATACCATGGAGCAAAAACGTGTTGCTATTGAAGATTTAAAAGATATTATCAAGGCAGAAGTTGCTGTAAAAACTTGGTTGCAGAAAATGTAG